GACCTCCACCGGGAACGAACGTCTTTTCTTTGGCATATCCGGCTCCTTGGTATTTATCATTATACCACGTCTCCTTTTCGGAGCCGGCCACAACCCTACACAAATAACTGCTCTAACTGTCTACTGCAAGGGCGCACTGCAATCCAGTCTGGTCTGACACGAATACATCACCTAATTCATGCATTGGGGTATTAGTCAGTGGACAACGCCATACTGGCGCGCCCCCACGACCTCCCGCTTCATTTTTGACATCTTTTTCAATCAGAACTACGCCGCTAGGGTTGAGAGCATTGGGAGCGTAGTTAAGTAAGCGATAATCAGTAACCTTCGCCCCTAAATGCTCGGCCGTTTCTTTGAGAGCTCTCACATAGCCGTGATATTTCATGCGAGCCTGAGCTTCAGCTCCTGCAAGTTCAAAAATTGGCTCAAACAAGGCCACTGTGCGACGGGATACACGCATTAATTCGCGAATAGCTTCCTCTTCACGCCCTCCATTAGGCTCAAGCGAATATGAGGTGTATACAACATCAACACTTGCGTCTGCCAATGGAATTTTAAAAAGATCCGCCACGAAAAGCCGTGCGAAGACTTTATTTTCCGATAGCCAGGCAAGACCTTCAGAACAACGTGACCAACTGATATCAAAGCCTAACGCACAATCGGGTGTGTTTGTCAACTGCCTCAATACACCAGCGAAGGTAGTTGCCTCACCACAGCCCACCTCTAGAATTGAGCTCTTCTCGGCTACAAATGGATCAATAATTTTGGCCAACTGATCGCACCATCTTTTATTCGTCTCCGGATTACAGCGGGCATCCGCTGTATAAGTGCCTGCCTGAAGATCATAAGCTATCAGTGTTGCAACTGCTGAGTTGTAGAAAGTCTTGTCCACTTGCCGCGCGTACGCCATAGCATTCTCACCCCGAGCATAGGCCGCTCGCATACCGAGAACTAAATTTCGTAGCTTGTCAGAATCGGACAGAAGTGAGTCTCCATGTTTAGTATTCATTATAATATCCTCTAAAATAAAAACCAAATAATTACTAACCCGTTCCGAATTTTACTTAAGCCAAATCACTATTCTTAAGGCTGCCTATGATATAAGGGTCCAGTTCGCTATTCTCTTTATGCCAGCGTTTATTTCGTTAACATCCGGAATTTCATTTCAGCCAGAGACCAATCTTCCAGTGTATCTATGTCCTGAACTTCAGAAGCCGGGACCTCTATTGGCAGAGTGTTATTGCCAAACAAGGTTCTGTTTTTTAAAAACCGCTCAATATTAAGCCAGTAGAATTGCCCGGCATCATGGTAGTTCAGTTTGAGATCCTGAGAACGGACATCCCGATTTTCCGGATAAAGCATTTGTAGCCTGCCATTTTGTATTTCAAGCGCCCGTTGTATGGGATAATCAAACCGCACAACCGGGACAACGGCGTCTGCAGAAGAGGTTGTCAGAAGTTTATACCCTTTTTTAAGTTTTTCAGCCGTAACAAACGGCGCGGTGGGATAGATGCAACATGCATAATCAAATTTTCGGCCCGACTTAGAATATCCCAGTAGAACTTCCACTATAACATCAGCCGTAGACGCGAAATCACCAGAATTTTTACTGGTTCTTAAAAAAGGCACGATCACTTTTGATTTCCTAGCTATAGCAGCTATTTCTTCATCATCCGTTGAAACCATAACTTCATCAAAGCATCCGGATTTAATGGCAGCGTCAATGGAATACGTTATGATAGGACGCCCAAGAAAGTCTTTTATATTCTTCCGGGGAATCCTTTTGCTGCCACCCCGGGCGGTTATAATTGCAAGTGCGTTATGCATTATCGGACAATATGCCTCCATTGAAGCGGAGTTCCTTTTTTCAGGGTTTGCCTGGCTTTTTTGCCGATTATAGAGCTTAGATACTTAGGCGGCAGACCAAAACCAGGGCGTATTGAACGGATATTCTCGCATGTAAAAGGTTCGTCGGCGCAAATATCCTTTACTGCAAACAATGAACGGGAAAATGTCCGGTTTTTCAGCATTTTTTCTGAAAGCGTATAATTAACTCTACCAAGAGCTATTTCGACATCCCTTATTGACTTCACCATTGTCGCGAACTCATAAGGCTCAAGTGAAAATTCGGCATCCGGCCCGCCCAACTTTCTAGCTAGTATAAAGTGTTTTTCTATTACACGAGCTCCAAGCGCGACTGCGGCAATTGGGAGCGTTATCCCCAAGGAATGGTCCGATAATCCGGCCATCACCTTAAATCTTGCAGCAATATCCGCAATGGTTTTCAGATTCGCTTCATCAATGGGGGCTGGATAGGCTGAAGTACATTTCAGTAAAATAATCTTATTATTCCCCACGCTTCTGCATGTTTTAACTGCTTCACAGATGTCAGTCAAACTCGCTATACCAGTAGAAATTATAACCGGCTTTCTCTTAGAAGCGATATATTTTATCAGCGGGGTATCCCGAATCTCAAAGGATGCCACTTTATATGCCGGGACTTTCATCTTTTCCAAAAAATCAACGGAGCTTTTATCAAAGGGGCTCGAGAACCATATCAACCCCAAAGATTCCGCATATTTTTTAAGTTTC
This Elusimicrobiota bacterium DNA region includes the following protein-coding sequences:
- a CDS encoding class I SAM-dependent methyltransferase codes for the protein MNTKHGDSLLSDSDKLRNLVLGMRAAYARGENAMAYARQVDKTFYNSAVATLIAYDLQAGTYTADARCNPETNKRWCDQLAKIIDPFVAEKSSILEVGCGEATTFAGVLRQLTNTPDCALGFDISWSRCSEGLAWLSENKVFARLFVADLFKIPLADASVDVVYTSYSLEPNGGREEEAIRELMRVSRRTVALFEPIFELAGAEAQARMKYHGYVRALKETAEHLGAKVTDYRLLNYAPNALNPSGVVLIEKDVKNEAGGRGGAPVWRCPLTNTPMHELGDVFVSDQTGLQCALAVDS
- the pseF gene encoding pseudaminic acid cytidylyltransferase, with amino-acid sequence MHNALAIITARGGSKRIPRKNIKDFLGRPIITYSIDAAIKSGCFDEVMVSTDDEEIAAIARKSKVIVPFLRTSKNSGDFASTADVIVEVLLGYSKSGRKFDYACCIYPTAPFVTAEKLKKGYKLLTTSSADAVVPVVRFDYPIQRALEIQNGRLQMLYPENRDVRSQDLKLNYHDAGQFYWLNIERFLKNRTLFGNNTLPIEVPASEVQDIDTLEDWSLAEMKFRMLTK
- the pseI gene encoding pseudaminic acid synthase, yielding MSRTANFWGTKRTFIIAELSANHNQKYEQAVRTIKAMKEAGADAVKMQTYTPDTITIDCHNRYFRIKSDTLWDGRTLYDLYKEAHTPWEWQPKLKKYAESLGLIWFSSPFDKSSVDFLEKMKVPAYKVASFEIRDTPLIKYIASKRKPVIISTGIASLTDICEAVKTCRSVGNNKIILLKCTSAYPAPIDEANLKTIADIAARFKVMAGLSDHSLGITLPIAAVALGARVIEKHFILARKLGGPDAEFSLEPYEFATMVKSIRDVEIALGRVNYTLSEKMLKNRTFSRSLFAVKDICADEPFTCENIRSIRPGFGLPPKYLSSIIGKKARQTLKKGTPLQWRHIVR